The following are encoded in a window of Carya illinoinensis cultivar Pawnee chromosome 15, C.illinoinensisPawnee_v1, whole genome shotgun sequence genomic DNA:
- the LOC122296736 gene encoding agamous-like MADS-box protein AGL62: MVIQKKMLEGKKTRGRQRIEIKELAEESKKQVTFSKRRAGLFKKAGELCVLCGAEVAIIVFSPHNNVFCFGHPDVETVLDRYLTGNHSSFSHTSSSDLHDQNLSNVNNVAAAE, from the coding sequence ATGGTTATACAGAAGAAGATGCTCGAAGGCAAGAAAACTAGAGGCCGACAAAGGATAGAAATCAAGGAACTGGCGGAGGAAAGCAAAAAACAGGTAACTTTTTCGAAGCGGCGTGCCGGCCTCTTCAAGAAAGCCGGTGAGCTTTGTGTCTTGTGCGGCGCGGAAGTGGCCATCATCGTGTTCTCTCCGCATAACAACGTGTTCTGCTTCGGCCACCCAGATGTTGAAACCGTCCTCGACCGCTATCTCACTGGAAATCATTCATCCTTCTCGCACACGAGTTCGTCTGATCTGCACGATCAAAACCTTAGTAACGTTAATAATGTAGCTGCAGCGGAGTAA